The Pseudomonas iranensis genome includes a window with the following:
- the efeO gene encoding iron uptake system protein EfeO encodes MKKTPLALLLTLGLLNTPLAAFAATAPLDLVGPVSDYKIYVTEKLDELASHTQQFTDAVKKGDLATAQKLYAPTRVYYESIEPIAELFSDLDASIDSRVDDHEKGVKAEDFTGFHRIEYSLFAEKSTKGLDALADGLNKDVQDLQTRVAGLTFPPEKVVGGAAALLEEVAATKISGEEDRYSHTDLYDFQGNIDGAKKIVDLFRPQIEQQDKAFVAKVDKNFATVDRILAKYKTADGGFETYDKVKDNDRKALVGPVNTLAEDLSMMRGKLGLN; translated from the coding sequence ATGAAAAAAACGCCACTCGCGTTATTGCTGACCCTTGGTTTGCTCAACACCCCGTTAGCGGCGTTCGCCGCGACTGCGCCGCTGGATCTGGTGGGGCCGGTGTCGGACTACAAGATCTACGTGACCGAAAAGCTCGATGAACTGGCCAGCCACACCCAGCAGTTCACCGACGCAGTGAAGAAAGGCGACTTGGCGACCGCGCAGAAGCTCTACGCGCCGACGCGGGTGTATTACGAGTCGATCGAGCCGATTGCCGAGCTGTTCAGCGATCTCGATGCGTCCATCGACTCGCGCGTCGACGACCACGAAAAAGGCGTGAAGGCTGAAGACTTCACTGGCTTTCACCGCATCGAATATTCGTTGTTCGCGGAGAAGTCCACTAAGGGCCTGGATGCATTGGCCGACGGTTTGAACAAAGACGTGCAGGATCTGCAAACCCGTGTGGCCGGTCTGACCTTCCCGCCGGAGAAAGTCGTTGGCGGCGCTGCTGCGCTGTTGGAAGAAGTGGCGGCGACGAAGATTTCCGGCGAGGAAGACCGCTACAGCCACACCGACCTGTATGACTTCCAGGGCAATATCGACGGCGCCAAGAAAATCGTCGATCTGTTCCGCCCTCAGATCGAACAGCAGGACAAGGCGTTTGTAGCGAAAGTCGACAAGAACTTCGCCACGGTCGACCGGATTCTGGCCAAGTACAAGACTGCGGATGGTGGCTTTGAGACCTACGACAAAGTGAAAGACAACGACCGCAAAGCGCTGGTCGGGCCGGTGAATACGCTGGCGGAGGATTTGTCGATGATGCGCGGGAAGTTGGGGCTGAACTGA
- the efeB gene encoding iron uptake transporter deferrochelatase/peroxidase subunit: MNDSEPLNLQRRRVLMGMGAAGVALAGSALSCPAMAAQPAQVTEAPSSDKTEDRHDFHGLHQTGIVTPRPASGMLVAFDVLASDREDLERLFRTLNERIAFLMKGGPVAQVDPKLPPLDSGILGPVVTPDNLTITVSVGDSLFDERFGLAAAKPKRLQRMVGFPNDALDADCCHGDLSLQFCANTADTNIHALRDIVKNLPDLLLVRWKQEGSVPPQAPAKPGVPAQSARNFLGFRDGSANPDSNDAKAMERIVWVQPDSDEPAWAAHGSYQAVRIIRNFVERWDRTPLQEQESILGRVKSSGAPIGGHKESEVPDYSKDPAGKLTRLDAHIRLANPRTAATQANLILRRPFNYSNGVNKNGQLDMGLLFICYQADLEKGFITVQTRLNGEPLEEYLKPVGGGYFFTLPGATGDDDFIGRSLLAATSQNKTA, encoded by the coding sequence ATGAACGATTCAGAACCTCTCAACCTGCAACGACGTCGCGTGCTGATGGGCATGGGCGCCGCCGGTGTCGCCCTTGCCGGCTCGGCGCTGAGCTGCCCGGCCATGGCCGCGCAGCCTGCGCAAGTCACCGAAGCGCCGAGCAGCGACAAGACCGAAGACCGCCATGATTTCCACGGTCTGCACCAGACCGGCATCGTCACCCCGCGCCCGGCCTCCGGGATGCTGGTGGCGTTCGATGTGCTGGCCAGCGATCGCGAAGACCTCGAGCGGCTGTTCCGCACCTTGAACGAACGCATCGCGTTTTTGATGAAAGGCGGCCCGGTCGCGCAGGTCGACCCGAAACTGCCACCGCTGGACTCCGGCATCCTCGGACCGGTGGTCACCCCGGACAACCTGACCATCACCGTTTCCGTCGGCGATTCGCTGTTCGACGAGCGCTTCGGTCTGGCGGCGGCAAAGCCCAAGCGCCTGCAACGCATGGTCGGTTTTCCCAACGATGCGCTGGACGCCGATTGCTGCCATGGCGATTTGAGCCTGCAGTTCTGCGCCAACACCGCCGACACCAACATTCACGCCCTGCGCGACATCGTCAAAAACCTGCCTGACCTGCTGCTGGTGCGCTGGAAACAGGAAGGCAGCGTCCCGCCGCAAGCGCCGGCCAAACCCGGCGTACCGGCGCAGTCGGCGCGCAACTTTCTCGGTTTTCGCGATGGCTCGGCCAACCCCGATTCCAACGACGCCAAGGCGATGGAGCGGATTGTCTGGGTACAACCGGACAGTGACGAACCGGCCTGGGCTGCCCACGGCAGTTACCAAGCGGTGCGCATCATCCGCAACTTCGTCGAGCGCTGGGATCGCACGCCGTTGCAGGAGCAGGAAAGCATTCTCGGCCGGGTCAAGAGCAGCGGCGCGCCCATCGGCGGCCACAAGGAAAGCGAAGTGCCGGATTACAGCAAGGACCCCGCCGGCAAACTGACCAGGCTCGATGCGCACATTCGTCTGGCCAACCCGCGCACCGCCGCGACCCAGGCCAATCTGATCCTGCGTCGGCCGTTCAACTACTCCAACGGCGTCAACAAGAACGGCCAGCTCGACATGGGCCTGCTGTTCATCTGCTACCAGGCCGATCTGGAAAAAGGCTTTATCACCGTGCAAACCCGACTCAATGGCGAGCCGCTTGAGGAATATCTCAAACCGGTCGGCGGCGGTTATTTCTTCACCCTGCCCGGCGCTACCGGCGATGACGATTTCATCGGTCGCTCGTTACTGGCTGCCACCTCCCAAAACAAAACCGCATGA
- the efeO gene encoding iron uptake system protein EfeO, whose protein sequence is MSTTQTPPALRWALAGSVLLMVAAGGLFWYASNMAAAKRQHNHDEIVVNIHPHSCEPNALTVPAGRASFRIVNRSERAVEWEILDGVLVVEERENIAPGLSQVINANLQPGDYAITCGLLSNPRGTLHVTPTAASDAAAKAKPSMVAFVGPLSEFRVYLAVQGSALIKAATALNQAIADGDLAQAQALYLPARAAYQRLAPAAQRLAELDNQINARADYFEKREQDPAFVGFHRLEHALFQQRKLDDVAPIAQRLLADVTTLKQQLLAQSLPPEQLVSILVRNLNSLADVRAGSGEEERYSHSDLNGFAANAQTARKVVDLLRPMLSKSSADVLANVDQAMSDFDNQLNAFKSADGYVSYDAVTAAQRQQIAAKAKALATAMDGIDPALGLSGL, encoded by the coding sequence ATGTCTACTACCCAAACCCCTCCGGCCCTGCGTTGGGCGCTGGCCGGCTCGGTGCTGCTGATGGTCGCCGCCGGCGGGCTGTTCTGGTACGCCTCGAACATGGCCGCCGCCAAGCGTCAGCACAACCACGACGAAATCGTCGTCAACATCCATCCCCACAGTTGCGAGCCGAATGCCCTGACGGTGCCCGCCGGCCGCGCCAGTTTCCGCATCGTCAACCGCTCCGAGCGTGCGGTCGAGTGGGAAATTCTCGACGGCGTGCTGGTGGTCGAAGAGCGGGAAAACATCGCGCCGGGCCTGAGCCAAGTGATCAACGCCAACCTGCAACCGGGCGACTATGCGATCACTTGCGGCCTGCTCAGCAACCCGCGCGGTACTTTGCACGTCACACCGACGGCCGCTTCCGATGCCGCCGCCAAGGCCAAGCCATCGATGGTGGCTTTCGTCGGGCCGCTGTCGGAATTTCGCGTGTATCTGGCCGTTCAGGGCAGCGCGTTGATCAAAGCGGCGACGGCGCTGAATCAGGCGATCGCCGATGGCGATCTGGCGCAGGCGCAAGCGTTGTACCTGCCGGCGCGTGCTGCCTATCAGCGTCTGGCGCCGGCGGCGCAGCGCCTGGCCGAGCTGGACAATCAGATCAATGCCCGCGCCGATTATTTCGAGAAGCGTGAGCAGGATCCGGCCTTTGTCGGCTTCCATCGCCTCGAACACGCGCTGTTCCAGCAACGCAAACTCGACGATGTCGCGCCAATTGCCCAGCGCTTGCTCGCAGATGTCACCACCCTCAAGCAACAGTTGCTCGCGCAGTCGCTGCCGCCGGAGCAACTGGTCAGCATTCTCGTGCGCAACCTCAACAGCCTCGCCGATGTGCGCGCCGGCAGCGGCGAGGAAGAACGCTATAGCCACAGCGATCTCAACGGTTTCGCCGCCAACGCGCAAACCGCGCGCAAGGTCGTCGACCTGCTGCGCCCGATGCTGAGCAAATCCTCCGCTGACGTGTTGGCGAATGTCGACCAGGCCATGAGTGACTTCGACAACCAGCTCAACGCGTTCAAATCCGCCGATGGCTACGTCAGTTACGACGCCGTGACCGCCGCGCAACGCCAGCAGATCGCCGCCAAAGCCAAGGCTCTGGCCACGGCAATGGATGGCATCGACCCCGCCCTCGGCCTTTCCGGCCTGTAA
- the efeU gene encoding iron uptake transporter permease EfeU, with protein MLVPFLIMLREGIEAALIVGIIASYLQQTGRGQWMPAVWIGVFLAAALALLVGGGLELVSAEFPQKQQELFEGVVGLVAVGILSSMVFWMRKVARSIKHSLQASLDQALTQSRHQVIALIAMVFFAVAREGLETVFFLLAVFQQSEGPGAPIGALLGLILAVIVGFLIYSGSMRLNLSAFFKWTGLFILVVAAGILANSVKALHEAGLWNHLQTVLFDFSATLPMDGPLGSVLAGMFGYQDAPTVSTLGAYLIYLLLALVMFFMPAPRQATPTTSVSSQ; from the coding sequence ATGCTCGTTCCCTTTTTGATCATGTTGCGCGAAGGCATCGAGGCCGCGCTTATCGTCGGCATCATTGCCAGTTATTTGCAGCAGACCGGCCGTGGCCAATGGATGCCAGCGGTATGGATCGGCGTCTTCCTCGCCGCCGCCCTTGCCCTGCTGGTCGGCGGTGGTCTGGAGCTGGTCAGTGCTGAATTCCCGCAAAAGCAGCAGGAATTATTCGAAGGCGTGGTCGGCCTGGTCGCCGTGGGCATTCTCAGTTCGATGGTGTTCTGGATGCGCAAGGTCGCGCGGTCGATCAAGCACTCGCTGCAAGCCTCGCTGGATCAGGCGCTGACGCAATCCAGGCATCAGGTGATTGCATTGATCGCCATGGTCTTCTTCGCCGTCGCTCGCGAAGGCCTGGAGACGGTGTTCTTCCTGCTCGCCGTGTTCCAGCAAAGCGAAGGCCCGGGCGCGCCGATTGGCGCCCTGCTCGGCCTGATCCTGGCGGTGATCGTCGGTTTCCTGATCTACAGCGGCAGCATGCGCCTCAATCTTTCGGCGTTCTTCAAGTGGACCGGATTGTTCATCCTCGTGGTCGCTGCCGGAATACTCGCCAACTCGGTGAAGGCGCTGCATGAAGCCGGGCTGTGGAATCACCTGCAAACGGTGCTGTTCGACTTCAGCGCGACACTGCCGATGGACGGCCCGCTGGGCTCGGTGCTGGCCGGCATGTTCGGTTATCAGGATGCGCCGACCGTCAGCACCTTGGGCGCGTACCTGATTTATCTGCTGCTGGCACTGGTGATGTTCTTCATGCCCGCGCCTCGCCAGGCGACGCCAACCACTTCCGTTTCCAGCCAATAA
- a CDS encoding AraC family transcriptional regulator: MAEKDTIAIQLVREALLQSCAPGAATDEALTKVGIDPALLAADEGRVPASQYARLWRLLARRCDDEFFGMDPRPLKSGSLAFLCRSAMAQPTLAAALDTGLTFLSLMLEKLPAQLVHQQSLAEIVLLEDDAEPRRAFTYFTYWMIVHGVACWLAGRRIPILAIELRCAEPDFTDDYRVMFSENLRFERPRTRMIFSADCLDLSIKRSAEELKRFLAQAPANILVKYRDPDSLASRIKQDLRQLPAEQWPETEAQAQQLCMSASTLRRRLAEEGQTYQGLKDSVRKELAITWLAEPSISFVEIAARLGFADASSFYKAFRKWSGSNPGHYRTLILNEVV, translated from the coding sequence ATGGCGGAAAAAGACACCATTGCCATTCAACTGGTGCGCGAAGCGCTGCTGCAAAGTTGCGCCCCGGGCGCGGCGACGGATGAGGCGTTGACCAAGGTCGGCATCGATCCGGCTTTGTTAGCGGCCGATGAGGGCAGGGTGCCGGCCTCGCAATACGCCAGACTTTGGCGCCTGCTGGCCAGACGCTGTGATGACGAGTTCTTCGGCATGGACCCACGTCCGCTCAAGTCCGGCAGCCTGGCATTTTTGTGTCGCAGCGCCATGGCGCAACCGACGCTGGCGGCGGCGCTGGATACCGGTCTGACGTTCCTGTCGCTGATGCTGGAAAAACTGCCGGCGCAACTGGTCCATCAGCAGAGCCTGGCGGAAATCGTCCTGCTCGAAGACGACGCCGAGCCGCGCCGCGCCTTTACCTATTTCACTTACTGGATGATCGTGCACGGCGTCGCATGCTGGCTGGCCGGGCGGCGGATTCCGATTCTGGCGATTGAACTGCGCTGCGCCGAACCGGATTTCACTGACGACTATCGGGTGATGTTTTCGGAAAACCTGCGGTTTGAGCGCCCGCGAACACGAATGATTTTTTCCGCCGATTGCCTCGATCTGTCGATCAAACGCAGTGCCGAAGAACTCAAGCGCTTCCTGGCCCAGGCTCCGGCGAACATTCTGGTCAAGTACCGCGACCCCGACAGCCTCGCCAGCCGGATCAAACAGGATCTGCGACAGCTGCCCGCCGAGCAATGGCCGGAAACCGAGGCGCAGGCCCAGCAACTGTGCATGTCCGCGTCGACATTACGCCGGCGTCTGGCCGAGGAAGGGCAGACCTATCAGGGCCTCAAGGACAGTGTGCGCAAGGAGCTGGCAATCACCTGGCTGGCAGAGCCTTCGATCAGTTTCGTCGAGATTGCTGCACGGCTGGGTTTTGCGGATGCCAGTTCGTTCTACAAGGCGTTTCGCAAATGGTCCGGGTCGAACCCGGGGCATTACCGCACACTGATCCTCAATGAGGTGGTCTGA